In a genomic window of Rhizobium tumorigenes:
- a CDS encoding TRAP transporter small permease: protein MAAHPHAPPIDPVRSETIRTTVNTTGPLGRFFAFNAWLSRICLKFAVLGTLLIVAAVLYQIFGRYVLNDSPAWTEIFALVVILYVTCFAAAVGVRDGRHIGMDSLLNLAPEPFRMAAEIIVYLGMIVFGLSMAYSGAELAVEMAPYINAGLPISQAWSYVPLAAGGLLIALFAVERIIAAILKIKVIPSWH, encoded by the coding sequence ATGGCTGCGCATCCGCATGCACCGCCCATCGACCCCGTGCGTTCCGAGACGATCCGGACGACCGTCAATACGACCGGCCCACTTGGCCGCTTCTTCGCCTTTAACGCCTGGCTTTCGCGGATCTGCCTGAAATTCGCGGTGCTCGGTACGTTGCTGATCGTCGCGGCCGTCCTCTACCAGATCTTCGGTCGCTACGTGCTGAACGACTCGCCGGCCTGGACGGAGATCTTCGCGCTGGTCGTCATTCTCTACGTCACCTGCTTTGCGGCGGCCGTCGGCGTGCGCGACGGGCGGCATATCGGCATGGATTCGCTGCTCAATCTGGCGCCCGAGCCATTTCGGATGGCTGCAGAGATCATCGTCTATCTCGGCATGATCGTATTCGGCCTGTCGATGGCCTACAGCGGCGCCGAGCTTGCGGTGGAAATGGCACCTTACATCAATGCCGGCCTGCCGATTTCGCAGGCTTGGAGCTATGTGCCGCTGGCCGCAGGCGGCCTGCTGATCGCCCTATTCGCCGTCGAACGCATCATCGCCGCCATCCTGAAAATCAAGGTAATCCCCTCATGGCATTGA
- a CDS encoding TRAP transporter substrate-binding protein — protein sequence MNHSKIITVAFAGLLALGTFAPAQARQFRSADVQAPDYPTVKAVQFMSDALSKASDGKYTIKVFPNSQLGSEKDTIEQVKLGALDFIRVNAGTLNTICPAMMVPVLPFMFHDKAQMRTVLDGPIGDKILADCDAHGLVGLAFYDSGSRSFYTTKPVRKMEDLKGMKIRVQQSDVWVAMMKALGANATPMPTGEVYTGLKTGLIDGAENNWPSYYNFHHYELAKYYSLTEHSMSPDVLLMSKRVYDSFTPAEQTQVRQLAKQSVTYMRQLWDAMETTSEEKVKASGVEVITIDKTPFEAAMKPIYDQFVTDPALKDMIIAIKATK from the coding sequence ATGAACCACAGCAAGATCATCACTGTTGCCTTTGCCGGCCTGCTGGCACTTGGCACGTTCGCGCCGGCACAGGCGCGCCAGTTCCGCTCGGCCGACGTCCAGGCACCGGACTACCCGACCGTCAAGGCCGTGCAGTTCATGAGTGACGCGCTCAGCAAGGCATCGGACGGAAAATACACCATCAAGGTGTTCCCGAACTCGCAGCTCGGCAGCGAGAAGGACACGATCGAGCAGGTCAAGCTCGGCGCGCTGGACTTCATCCGCGTCAATGCCGGAACGCTGAACACCATTTGCCCGGCGATGATGGTGCCGGTGCTGCCCTTCATGTTCCATGACAAGGCACAGATGCGCACTGTGCTCGATGGACCGATCGGCGACAAGATCCTCGCCGATTGCGATGCCCACGGACTGGTCGGCCTCGCCTTCTACGATTCCGGCTCGCGCTCCTTCTACACCACCAAGCCGGTGCGCAAGATGGAAGACCTGAAGGGCATGAAGATCCGCGTCCAGCAATCGGATGTCTGGGTGGCGATGATGAAGGCGCTCGGCGCCAATGCAACGCCGATGCCGACGGGTGAAGTCTACACCGGCCTGAAGACGGGCCTGATCGACGGTGCCGAAAACAACTGGCCGAGCTACTACAACTTCCACCACTATGAGCTGGCAAAGTATTACTCGCTCACCGAACACTCGATGTCCCCGGATGTCCTGCTGATGTCGAAGCGCGTCTATGACAGCTTCACACCGGCCGAACAGACGCAGGTCCGCCAGCTCGCCAAGCAGTCGGTCACCTATATGCGCCAGCTCTGGGACGCCATGGAAACGACGTCCGAAGAGAAGGTCAAGGCATCCGGCGTAGAAGTCATCACCATCGACAAGACACCGTTCGAAGCTGCGATGAAGCCGATCTACGATCAGTTCGTCACCGATCCTGCCCTGAAGGACATGATCATCGCCATCAAAGCGACGAAGTAG
- a CDS encoding amidohydrolase family protein produces the protein MLVRPVAGLRPRLALPVGAIDSQTHMYLPGFPALPGGPPLPTGDLPTPSQYRQLMSWLGIERVVITQGNSHQRDNGNLIACLAEMGGSARGVAVIDADSTDAELDALAGAGVVGARIMDLPGGAVGLEALEDIDARANSRDWMLAIQFDGSDILTHEPRLARLKSRWVLDHHGKFFAGVEPDGPEVAALKRLIDGGRCWFKFAGCYESSKSGGPDFADIAAVARAISTHAPERIVWGTNWPHNLARCQEQYPDDAALADTVLGWLADDHARKLALVGNPEKLYGFPPAKGTVA, from the coding sequence ATGCTTGTCCGTCCCGTCGCCGGCCTCAGGCCGCGCCTCGCCCTTCCCGTCGGTGCCATCGACAGCCAGACGCATATGTACCTCCCCGGCTTCCCTGCGCTTCCCGGCGGACCGCCGCTGCCCACCGGCGACCTGCCGACACCATCGCAATATCGTCAGCTTATGTCGTGGCTCGGCATCGAGCGCGTGGTGATCACCCAGGGCAATTCCCATCAGCGCGACAATGGCAACCTGATTGCTTGCCTGGCCGAAATGGGCGGCAGCGCTCGCGGCGTTGCCGTCATCGATGCGGACTCGACGGACGCCGAACTTGACGCTCTCGCTGGGGCCGGCGTCGTCGGTGCCCGGATCATGGATCTTCCCGGCGGCGCGGTCGGACTGGAAGCACTCGAGGACATCGACGCGAGGGCAAATTCCCGGGACTGGATGCTGGCGATCCAGTTCGACGGTAGCGACATCCTCACCCATGAACCACGACTCGCAAGGCTGAAATCGCGGTGGGTTCTCGATCATCACGGCAAGTTTTTTGCGGGTGTTGAGCCTGACGGCCCAGAGGTCGCAGCGCTGAAGCGGCTCATCGATGGCGGCCGGTGCTGGTTCAAGTTTGCAGGCTGCTATGAATCGTCGAAATCCGGCGGTCCTGACTTTGCCGATATCGCGGCGGTCGCCCGGGCAATCTCAACGCACGCGCCGGAGCGGATCGTCTGGGGCACCAACTGGCCGCACAACCTGGCGCGCTGCCAGGAGCAATATCCGGACGATGCTGCGCTGGCGGATACCGTGCTCGGATGGCTTGCAGATGACCATGCCCGAAAGCTGGCATTGGTCGGCAATCCGGAGAAGCTTTATGGATTTCCACCTGCCAAAGGCACGGTGGCTTGA
- a CDS encoding TRAP transporter large permease, producing MALIILCATFVVGLILGMPVVFAIGLSSIATVLYEGLPLAVVFQRMASGMGTFSFLTIPFFIFTGELMMYGGIADRIIRASKAMVGHVRGGLGMTNVVACTMFGGVSGSPVADVSAMGSALIPLMKREGIDADYAVNVTTYSSLVGALMPTSHNMIIYSLAAGGLVSMNSLIMAGAVPALILTIANLMTAYFVARSRGYPKGAFPGWTEVWRSLAAAVPGLFIIVIIVGGILSGVFTAAEAGAVAVLYALLLTVFVYRTLSYESFLKAVAKATKTTGVVLLLIGISTMFGYLMSIYGVADMAGDALSHVSTQPWVIFILVNIALFVFGIFLDMAAHILVCTPIFLPIVTHYGMDPVQFGIIVLLNSTIGLNTPPVGAAFYLGCAIGEVPVSKVVKSIWPFMLALWVTLMIVTLVPETSMLVQDLFR from the coding sequence ATGGCATTGATCATTCTCTGCGCGACCTTCGTCGTAGGCCTGATACTCGGCATGCCCGTGGTCTTTGCCATCGGCCTCTCCTCAATTGCCACCGTGCTCTACGAAGGTCTGCCACTGGCCGTCGTCTTCCAGCGCATGGCGTCGGGCATGGGGACATTCTCCTTCCTGACGATCCCTTTCTTCATCTTTACCGGTGAGTTGATGATGTATGGCGGCATTGCCGACCGCATCATCCGCGCCTCGAAGGCGATGGTCGGCCATGTCAGGGGCGGCCTCGGCATGACCAATGTCGTTGCCTGCACGATGTTCGGGGGTGTTTCCGGATCGCCGGTCGCCGACGTCTCCGCCATGGGCTCGGCACTCATTCCGCTGATGAAGCGCGAAGGCATCGATGCCGATTATGCGGTCAACGTCACCACCTATTCTTCTCTCGTCGGCGCCCTCATGCCGACAAGCCACAACATGATCATCTATTCGCTGGCTGCCGGCGGCCTCGTCTCGATGAATTCGCTGATCATGGCCGGCGCTGTTCCCGCCCTGATCCTCACCATCGCCAACCTGATGACTGCCTATTTCGTGGCGCGGTCGCGCGGATATCCCAAGGGCGCCTTCCCCGGCTGGACCGAAGTCTGGCGAAGCCTTGCGGCAGCCGTGCCCGGCCTCTTCATCATCGTCATCATCGTCGGCGGCATCCTTTCGGGCGTCTTTACCGCCGCAGAAGCTGGCGCCGTCGCCGTACTCTATGCCCTTTTGTTGACGGTGTTCGTCTATCGCACGTTGTCCTACGAGAGCTTCCTGAAGGCGGTGGCCAAGGCGACGAAAACCACGGGCGTGGTACTGCTGCTGATCGGCATTTCGACCATGTTCGGCTACCTCATGAGCATCTACGGCGTTGCCGACATGGCCGGCGATGCGCTCAGCCACGTCAGCACGCAGCCCTGGGTGATCTTCATCCTCGTTAACATCGCGCTGTTCGTCTTCGGCATCTTTCTCGACATGGCAGCCCATATCCTCGTGTGCACGCCGATCTTCCTGCCGATCGTCACCCATTACGGCATGGATCCCGTCCAGTTCGGCATCATCGTGCTTTTGAACTCGACCATCGGCCTCAACACACCACCGGTTGGCGCGGCATTCTACCTCGGCTGCGCCATCGGCGAAGTGCCGGTCAGCAAGGTGGTAAAGTCGATCTGGCCATTCATGCTGGCACTCTGGGTGACGCTGATGATCGTCACGCTGGTGCCGGAAACTTCCATGCTGGTACAGGATCTCTTCCGGTAA
- a CDS encoding class I SAM-dependent methyltransferase: protein MKSNEVANCWEANAEAWTRLSRAGYDVYRDVLNTPAFLQMLPPVANLRGLDLGCGEGTNTRAVARLGAHLTGLDIAPTFIRHAREAEEQDPIGIDYVLGDGLTIGFPDASFDFVVAFMSMMDMADQRAVFSEVQRVLKPGGFFQFSILHPCFVPPARKNIRNEAGEPIAVQVADYFEEPDRQIERWIFSAIPAEQRVMERPFEIPRFHRTLTTWVSMIVEAGLQIEAFGEPRATEQVAKSHSSVADTRIAPIFLHIRARKP, encoded by the coding sequence ATGAAATCAAATGAAGTTGCGAACTGCTGGGAGGCCAATGCAGAAGCCTGGACCCGGCTGAGCCGAGCTGGTTATGATGTCTACCGCGACGTTCTCAATACGCCGGCTTTCCTGCAGATGCTTCCTCCGGTGGCCAATCTGAGAGGGCTGGACCTGGGATGCGGCGAAGGGACAAACACGCGTGCGGTCGCACGGCTCGGCGCGCACCTGACCGGGCTCGATATTGCACCAACTTTCATCCGACATGCCCGCGAGGCGGAAGAGCAGGATCCCATCGGGATCGACTACGTGCTGGGTGATGGCCTGACGATAGGCTTTCCGGACGCAAGCTTCGACTTTGTCGTCGCCTTCATGTCGATGATGGATATGGCAGATCAGCGAGCGGTCTTCTCCGAGGTGCAAAGGGTATTGAAGCCGGGTGGATTCTTCCAGTTCTCGATTCTGCACCCGTGCTTCGTACCGCCAGCCCGGAAGAATATCCGCAACGAAGCAGGCGAACCCATCGCCGTGCAGGTCGCGGACTATTTTGAAGAGCCGGACCGCCAGATCGAGCGATGGATCTTCTCAGCGATTCCCGCCGAACAGCGAGTGATGGAGAGACCATTCGAGATACCGAGATTTCATCGAACGCTGACCACCTGGGTATCCATGATCGTCGAAGCCGGGTTACAAATTGAGGCCTTCGGCGAACCTCGTGCAACCGAGCAAGTCGCCAAATCTCATTCATCCGTCGCGGACACCCGCATTGCCCCAATCTTTCTCCACATCAGAGCACGAAAGCCGTAA
- a CDS encoding FadR/GntR family transcriptional regulator: MALQPKSQTEAKSQTLVARLSDTLRRAIAAGQFPPGSKLPSEAQLTETHGVSRTVVREAIAALRSDRLVEAQQGAGVFVLEPPAQVQAFGGLDHARVSSVIELLELRAAVEVEAAGLAALRRSPAQEEAIFERHHALRDCLDAGVPTSEADFALHLAIAEATNNGRFREFLSMIGPRIIPRAAIRDGESEADQSAYILLIDDEHQQIVAAISAGDEETARAAMRRHLRGSQDRYRTLLRGQRKPV, encoded by the coding sequence GTGGCCCTACAGCCTAAGTCACAAACCGAAGCAAAGTCGCAAACCCTGGTGGCCCGTCTTAGCGACACACTGCGCCGCGCCATTGCCGCCGGTCAGTTTCCCCCCGGCAGCAAACTGCCGAGCGAGGCGCAACTGACCGAAACCCACGGGGTCAGTCGCACCGTGGTGCGCGAAGCGATAGCCGCTCTCCGTTCCGACCGTCTGGTCGAGGCGCAACAGGGTGCGGGAGTTTTCGTGCTTGAACCGCCCGCCCAGGTCCAGGCCTTCGGCGGCCTCGATCACGCCCGTGTTTCCTCGGTTATCGAGCTTCTGGAGCTCAGAGCAGCCGTCGAAGTCGAGGCGGCGGGCCTTGCCGCCCTGCGTCGATCGCCCGCCCAGGAGGAGGCAATCTTCGAGCGGCACCACGCGCTGCGTGACTGTCTCGACGCCGGGGTCCCGACCAGCGAGGCCGACTTCGCGCTGCATCTCGCCATCGCCGAGGCGACCAATAACGGCCGGTTTCGCGAATTCCTGTCGATGATCGGACCGCGCATCATTCCGCGCGCTGCTATCCGTGACGGAGAAAGCGAAGCCGACCAGTCGGCCTATATCCTGCTCATCGACGACGAGCATCAGCAGATCGTCGCCGCCATTTCTGCCGGTGACGAGGAAACTGCCCGGGCCGCCATGCGCCGCCATCTCAGGGGTAGCCAGGACCGCTACCGCACACTGTTGCGCGGCCAGCGTAAACCTGTATGA
- the kdgD gene encoding 5-dehydro-4-deoxyglucarate dehydratase translates to MTPQEIKTALGAGLLSFPVTHFGADEKFQPESYQRHIEWLSSYDAPVLFAAGGTGEFFSLSPDEIPTIVKAAKEAAGSTAIVSGCGFGAHVGVELAQAVQKAGADGILLLPHYLIDAPQEGLFTHIKRICQSVDIGVMVYNRDNSVLSVDTLQRLCDACPNLVGFKDGTGEIGNVRQITATLGDRLTYLGGMPTAELFAEAYLGAGFTTYSSAVFNFVPDLAVDFYQALRSGDRARCETILKDFFYPFMAIRNRRKGYAVAAIKAGVRLQGFDAGNVRPPLDDLTREEEAMLEKLISPWKR, encoded by the coding sequence ATGACACCACAAGAAATCAAGACCGCGCTCGGTGCCGGCCTTCTATCCTTTCCCGTCACGCATTTCGGTGCGGACGAAAAATTCCAGCCGGAAAGCTATCAGCGCCACATCGAATGGCTTTCCAGCTACGATGCACCAGTGCTTTTTGCAGCTGGCGGCACTGGCGAGTTCTTCTCGCTGTCGCCAGATGAAATTCCGACGATCGTCAAGGCCGCCAAGGAAGCGGCCGGCTCGACCGCTATCGTCTCGGGTTGCGGCTTTGGCGCCCATGTCGGCGTCGAACTGGCGCAGGCCGTACAGAAGGCCGGGGCCGATGGCATCCTGCTGCTGCCACATTACCTGATCGATGCGCCGCAGGAAGGGCTTTTCACCCATATCAAGCGCATCTGCCAATCTGTCGATATCGGCGTCATGGTCTATAACCGCGACAACTCTGTGCTGTCGGTCGACACCCTGCAGCGCCTTTGCGACGCCTGCCCCAACCTGGTCGGCTTCAAGGATGGCACCGGAGAAATCGGCAACGTTCGCCAGATCACCGCGACGCTCGGCGACCGTCTCACCTATCTCGGCGGCATGCCGACGGCAGAGCTCTTCGCCGAGGCCTATCTCGGAGCCGGCTTCACCACCTACTCGTCGGCCGTCTTCAACTTCGTGCCGGATCTCGCCGTCGACTTCTACCAGGCGCTCCGTTCCGGCGATCGCGCCCGTTGCGAGACGATCCTCAAGGATTTCTTCTATCCGTTCATGGCGATCCGCAACCGGCGCAAGGGCTATGCTGTCGCTGCCATCAAGGCCGGCGTTCGGCTGCAGGGTTTCGATGCCGGCAACGTCAGGCCGCCGCTGGATGACCTGACGCGAGAAGAAGAGGCGATGCTCGAAAAGCTCATTTCGCCTTGGAAACGCTAG
- a CDS encoding acyltransferase family protein, producing MKKLRSVQSLRAIAALLVLFYHLSDGAFDAGGAGIDIFFLISGFIMGTVGTRETPRVFLARRLLRIAPLYWLVTFAVCGASVLGLLSNFSFDARRIILSMLFIPHFDPGGHIWPLFVPGWTLNLEMLFYAVFAAALFTTRPIIVASLLLCALVALSLYDWQAPAMIQWTTPMLLEFVLGLGISQLRKPIPAGVALMGLAGSVVLLTATAFADIDMTPYRVVVWGLPAGLLLASCIALEDCGRWPTRLLSPLEKLGDASYSLYLTHGIVLAAVLKFDRLGHLNAIVSIVAALAIAEVCYLLVERPINRLASKCRWTKLEQPRSQDL from the coding sequence TTGAAAAAATTGCGTTCCGTACAGAGCCTGAGGGCAATTGCTGCCCTTCTTGTCCTTTTCTATCATCTGAGCGACGGCGCTTTTGATGCTGGTGGAGCCGGCATCGACATTTTCTTTCTGATCTCGGGCTTCATCATGGGCACCGTCGGGACGCGCGAGACGCCGCGTGTTTTCTTGGCCAGAAGATTGCTGAGGATAGCCCCGCTCTACTGGCTCGTCACCTTTGCTGTCTGCGGCGCATCGGTCCTTGGCCTGCTGTCAAACTTCTCGTTCGATGCCCGGCGGATCATCCTGTCGATGCTGTTCATTCCGCATTTCGACCCAGGCGGTCACATCTGGCCGCTGTTCGTGCCGGGTTGGACGCTGAACCTCGAGATGCTGTTTTATGCCGTCTTTGCGGCAGCACTTTTCACGACCCGCCCGATTATCGTCGCCTCGCTGCTGCTCTGCGCACTGGTCGCCCTCAGCCTTTACGACTGGCAGGCGCCCGCTATGATCCAGTGGACCACGCCGATGCTGCTGGAGTTTGTCCTCGGTCTCGGCATTTCACAGTTACGCAAACCCATCCCTGCGGGCGTCGCACTGATGGGCCTCGCCGGCAGCGTCGTCCTGCTGACGGCAACAGCCTTTGCCGACATCGACATGACGCCCTACCGCGTTGTCGTCTGGGGACTGCCCGCCGGACTGCTGCTTGCCAGCTGCATTGCGCTCGAGGATTGCGGGCGCTGGCCCACGCGCCTGCTTTCGCCCCTGGAGAAACTCGGCGATGCGTCGTATTCACTCTATCTCACCCACGGCATCGTGCTCGCCGCCGTCCTCAAGTTCGACCGGCTGGGCCATCTGAACGCCATCGTTTCAATCGTCGCTGCCCTCGCCATCGCAGAGGTCTGTTACCTGCTGGTGGAACGCCCGATCAACCGCCTTGCCTCAAAATGCCGCTGGACGAAGCTCGAACAACCAAGATCGCAGGATTTGTAG
- a CDS encoding mandelate racemase/muconate lactonizing enzyme family protein, with translation MKIAAVHTHLLEYHLPVPFESASMRFDRRAHMLVEIVCDDGTIGWGECLGPARPNAAVVAAYASRLIGVDPLETEKIWAVLYNALRDQGQRGLSITALSGIDIALWDIKGKHFGVPISTLLGGRFRESVRAYATGSFKRDGVDRIEDNANEMGTHARAGFHAVKIKIGFNVEEDLRVIRAVREAIGPDTRLMIDANHGYDVIEAVSLGKRAAEYGIDWFEEPVVPEQLGAYRAVRAGQPIPVAGGETWHTRWGMQEPIESRAIDIIQPDLCGVGGFTEARRIADMAALHGVRVVPHVWGTAVHIAAALQFMASMIPNPVRVNPIEPILEFDRTDNPFRQAVITNPIEHQNGVVAIPDGPGLGIEIDRAALAEFRMGDD, from the coding sequence ATGAAGATCGCCGCCGTCCACACGCACCTGCTCGAATACCATCTGCCAGTACCCTTCGAAAGTGCATCGATGCGCTTCGACCGCCGCGCGCATATGCTCGTCGAGATCGTGTGCGACGACGGCACGATCGGCTGGGGCGAATGCCTCGGCCCGGCGCGACCGAATGCAGCAGTCGTCGCTGCCTATGCGAGCCGGCTGATCGGCGTTGATCCGCTCGAGACCGAAAAGATATGGGCGGTCCTCTACAACGCGCTGCGCGATCAGGGCCAACGCGGACTTTCCATCACCGCGCTGTCCGGCATCGACATTGCGCTCTGGGACATCAAGGGCAAGCATTTCGGCGTGCCGATCTCGACGCTTCTGGGCGGCCGTTTCCGCGAGAGCGTCCGTGCCTATGCCACCGGCAGTTTCAAGCGCGATGGTGTCGACCGGATCGAGGACAATGCGAACGAGATGGGAACGCATGCCAGGGCAGGGTTCCACGCGGTCAAGATAAAGATCGGGTTCAATGTCGAGGAAGACCTGCGCGTCATCCGTGCTGTGCGCGAGGCCATCGGGCCAGACACGCGGCTGATGATCGATGCCAACCACGGCTACGACGTCATCGAGGCGGTGTCGCTGGGCAAGCGCGCCGCCGAATACGGTATCGACTGGTTCGAGGAGCCCGTCGTTCCGGAACAGTTGGGCGCCTATCGCGCGGTGCGCGCAGGCCAGCCGATCCCGGTGGCGGGAGGCGAGACCTGGCATACGCGCTGGGGCATGCAGGAGCCGATCGAGAGCCGCGCAATCGACATCATCCAGCCGGACCTGTGCGGCGTCGGAGGCTTTACCGAAGCGCGCCGCATCGCCGACATGGCGGCGCTGCACGGTGTGCGCGTCGTGCCGCATGTCTGGGGTACCGCGGTCCATATCGCCGCAGCGCTGCAGTTCATGGCGTCGATGATCCCCAACCCGGTCCGGGTCAATCCCATCGAGCCGATCCTCGAATTCGACCGCACCGACAATCCCTTCCGCCAGGCTGTCATCACGAACCCCATAGAACACCAGAACGGCGTTGTAGCGATCCCTGATGGTCCGGGGCTCGGCATCGAGATCGACCGGGCGGCGCTCGCCGAGTTCCGCATGGGAGACGACTGA
- a CDS encoding NAD-dependent epimerase/dehydratase family protein translates to MKRLLVTGAAGGLGRAMRERLASMADIIRLSDIVDLGEAAAHEELVSCDLGDAEAVHRLVEGCDGILHLGGISVEDKFSKILNANLLGLYNLYEAARANGKPRILFASSNHTVGFYRQDQHLDTAAPMRPDGLYGVSKCFGEALAHMYFDKFQQETAIVRIGSCMEKPSNHRMLSTWMSYDDFASLIGCVFRAPMLGCPIIWGVSDNDSRWWDNSAASFLGWHPKDNAERFRAEVDATVACPDPQSPIAVYQGGRFTQDPIFVED, encoded by the coding sequence ATGAAGAGATTGCTGGTGACCGGCGCTGCAGGCGGTTTGGGCCGCGCGATGCGCGAACGTCTGGCGTCGATGGCGGATATCATCCGGCTGTCCGATATCGTCGACCTCGGTGAGGCTGCAGCGCACGAGGAACTGGTGAGCTGCGACCTCGGCGACGCTGAAGCCGTCCATCGGCTCGTGGAGGGTTGCGATGGTATCCTGCATCTTGGCGGCATATCCGTCGAAGACAAGTTTTCCAAGATCCTCAATGCCAACCTGCTCGGCCTCTACAATCTCTACGAGGCGGCCCGTGCGAATGGAAAACCGCGCATTCTGTTTGCGAGCTCGAACCACACCGTCGGTTTCTACAGGCAGGACCAGCACCTCGACACTGCCGCACCGATGCGCCCCGACGGGCTCTATGGCGTGTCGAAATGTTTCGGCGAGGCGCTGGCGCACATGTATTTCGACAAGTTCCAGCAGGAGACTGCCATCGTGCGGATCGGCAGCTGCATGGAAAAGCCATCCAATCACCGGATGCTGTCGACCTGGATGTCCTACGACGATTTTGCCAGCCTGATCGGCTGCGTCTTCCGCGCGCCGATGCTGGGATGCCCGATCATATGGGGCGTGTCGGACAATGACAGCCGCTGGTGGGACAATTCCGCCGCGTCTTTCCTGGGTTGGCATCCGAAGGACAATGCCGAGCGCTTTCGCGCCGAGGTTGACGCGACGGTTGCCTGCCCCGATCCCCAATCGCCAATAGCCGTCTACCAGGGCGGGCGGTTCACGCAGGATCCGATCTTCGTCGAGGATTGA